The following are from one region of the Nostoc cf. commune SO-36 genome:
- a CDS encoding PQQ-dependent sugar dehydrogenase — MKVFARFLLPVFLLTLAVACNQTRASSDNPTAQTVPSAQPTQNSTQSKNIVRTEALSPTPIRINLKNLPAPFATESVSKRPEVVPIPQNPVLRVPPGFTVNVFAEGLDAPRWLALTPSGDVLVTETGQNRIRLLRDSNGDGIADVRETFASTDNGLNKPFGMAFVDNSFFLGNTDAVVRFPYTQDQNKITGKGEKIADLPAQGYNNHWTRNVVVSPNGNKLYVSVGSGTNVDEEPLPRASIQVMNLDGSQQQTFASGLRNPVGLDFHPVTKELYATINERDGIGDDLVPDYLTRVKEGAFYGWPYAYLTPNNLDPRQKTDDKSKRPDLVARTQTPDVLFQAHSAALGLQFYDGKTFPQKYRNGAFAAFRGSWNRDRGTGYKIVFAPFDSKGRSLGYYEDFLTGFLLNPSVPTTWGRPVGLLVLPDGSLLLTEEANNRIYRIQYTGS, encoded by the coding sequence ATGAAAGTCTTTGCGCGTTTTTTGCTGCCAGTTTTTTTACTGACTTTGGCAGTAGCCTGTAACCAGACTCGCGCTTCATCAGATAATCCCACAGCACAAACTGTACCTTCTGCCCAACCGACACAGAATTCTACACAGTCAAAAAATATCGTCCGTACTGAAGCACTTTCACCTACACCCATCCGCATCAATCTGAAGAATTTGCCAGCACCCTTCGCAACAGAAAGTGTTTCCAAGCGGCCTGAGGTAGTGCCGATTCCGCAAAATCCGGTGCTGCGCGTACCACCAGGGTTCACAGTAAACGTCTTTGCCGAAGGTTTAGATGCCCCACGCTGGCTAGCTTTAACCCCCAGTGGTGATGTCCTAGTGACTGAAACCGGGCAAAATCGCATTCGTTTGTTGCGTGACAGCAACGGCGATGGTATTGCCGACGTTCGAGAAACCTTTGCTAGTACAGATAACGGACTCAATAAACCCTTCGGTATGGCTTTTGTAGATAATTCCTTTTTTCTGGGGAACACAGATGCTGTGGTGCGTTTTCCCTATACTCAAGATCAAAACAAGATTACAGGTAAGGGAGAAAAAATCGCCGACTTGCCCGCTCAAGGTTATAACAATCATTGGACGCGCAATGTCGTTGTCTCGCCCAATGGCAATAAATTATATGTTTCAGTTGGTTCAGGAACCAATGTGGATGAAGAACCCCTACCACGGGCTTCGATACAGGTGATGAATTTAGATGGTTCCCAGCAGCAAACTTTCGCTTCGGGCTTGCGTAATCCTGTTGGTTTAGACTTTCATCCTGTAACTAAGGAACTTTACGCCACTATTAACGAACGCGATGGAATCGGTGATGATTTGGTTCCCGACTATCTGACACGGGTTAAAGAAGGGGCATTTTATGGCTGGCCTTATGCTTATCTGACACCAAACAACCTCGATCCGCGTCAAAAAACGGATGACAAAAGTAAACGTCCCGATTTAGTAGCTCGTACTCAAACGCCAGATGTGCTGTTCCAGGCGCACTCAGCAGCATTGGGTTTGCAGTTTTATGATGGTAAAACGTTTCCCCAAAAATACCGAAATGGTGCTTTTGCTGCTTTTCGTGGTTCTTGGAATCGCGATCGCGGTACTGGTTATAAAATTGTATTTGCTCCCTTCGATTCTAAAGGGCGATCGCTTGGCTATTACGAAGACTTTCTCACAGGATTTTTGTTAAATCCATCTGTACCAACCACTTGGGGACGACCTGTTGGTTTACTGGTGTTACCAGATGGTAGTCTACTACTAACAGAAGAAGCCAATAATCGGATTTATCGGATTCAGTATACGGGCAGTTAA
- a CDS encoding family 10 glycosylhydrolase: protein MKHQENQKYISLKIKEAKKLLILSGEIVILNFLSILPVTAATEEPVLSVVYGQENANQWTGISDRLQATGVKYCVIPLNDVKSAADWGDRRVLFLPNVETLTPTQAIALEEWMSKGGRLIASGPIGSLSSPGVRQLLRSLLGGYWGFSLSDTQQIKPAKTNIPGWANQTGLFGKVRGGVVIPNDMGTESPAVWNSKDNPAAVVTTERSTFMGWRWGTDTASAAELDNAWLKATINYYFTALPPSNRTKKIAGGSQTCSTNVAAAPRGQGISSSPLSPPKTATAPISRPLPIVKPPSSQEAIDQLEQRVRLDVAPNSNDPIDTNQAIALQQELENLIGRVESAHLAVLTDAANVGETISGQKQFSRHLDNYASLPVKEQQTQLASTKLGGLVMGKEQALAQARVIAKNLPQQIAQKNYALARQQWLLAKTSLWQQFPVDQKLAQPEIRAVWLDRGTIVRAGSKAGLAQIFDRLTQAGINTVFFETVNAGYTIYPSQVAKEQNPLIRGWDPLAEAVKLAHERDMELHAWVWTFAAGNQRHNEILNVNPDYPGPVLAAHPDWANYDNLGNMIPVGQTKPFFDPANPEVRQYLLKLYEEIVTRYKVDGLQLDYIRYPFQDPSAGRTYGYGKAARAQFQRLTGVDPLNISPSQPDLWQKWTTFRTEQVDSFVAQVSQQLRQKQPNLILSVAVFPLPEIERIQKIQQNWETWARRGDVDLIVPMTYALDTSRFQRLAQPWIASKQLGATLLVPGIRLLSLPTIGAFDQLQLVRDLPVSGYALFAAENFNNDLQKLFNNTQGRVQSKTSQPIPHRQPFQTAAIRYTALQREWKFVFQNDQLQRSAQKISDFNNQAEVLRSALNQLATSPSPSKLLVAKASLTRFQSQFRVLMSQELKSNSYQVKVWENRLVTIERLLRYGERRVQLRSE from the coding sequence GTGAAGCATCAGGAAAACCAAAAATATATAAGTTTAAAAATTAAAGAAGCTAAAAAATTATTGATTTTAAGTGGCGAAATTGTAATTTTAAATTTCTTGAGTATTTTGCCAGTAACAGCAGCAACCGAAGAACCTGTATTGAGCGTAGTGTACGGCCAAGAAAATGCAAATCAATGGACAGGGATAAGCGATCGCTTACAAGCAACAGGGGTGAAATATTGTGTAATTCCTCTAAATGATGTCAAAAGTGCGGCAGATTGGGGCGATCGCCGGGTATTGTTTTTGCCAAACGTTGAGACATTAACACCCACCCAAGCGATCGCTCTAGAAGAATGGATGAGTAAGGGAGGGCGTTTGATTGCTAGTGGCCCTATAGGTAGTCTGTCATCGCCAGGAGTACGACAGTTATTGCGATCGCTCTTGGGAGGTTATTGGGGATTCAGCCTCAGTGATACACAACAGATTAAACCTGCCAAAACCAATATCCCAGGATGGGCAAATCAAACTGGACTCTTTGGAAAAGTCCGTGGCGGCGTTGTAATTCCTAACGATATGGGCACTGAATCTCCTGCTGTTTGGAATTCCAAAGATAATCCTGCCGCAGTAGTGACAACTGAGCGCTCCACCTTTATGGGCTGGCGCTGGGGAACAGATACAGCCTCAGCAGCTGAGTTAGATAATGCCTGGTTAAAAGCTACTATTAATTACTATTTCACAGCACTACCACCATCAAATCGTACTAAAAAAATAGCAGGAGGTTCCCAAACCTGCTCTACGAATGTGGCGGCTGCACCCAGGGGGCAGGGGATCAGTTCATCTCCGCTATCCCCTCCTAAAACTGCCACCGCTCCCATATCTAGACCGCTTCCTATAGTCAAACCCCCAAGCTCTCAGGAAGCTATTGATCAGTTGGAACAAAGGGTGCGTCTAGATGTTGCACCTAACTCTAATGATCCGATTGACACCAACCAAGCGATCGCCCTCCAGCAAGAGCTAGAAAACCTGATTGGTCGAGTGGAAAGCGCTCATTTAGCGGTATTAACCGATGCGGCTAATGTTGGTGAAACGATATCTGGACAGAAGCAGTTTTCTAGACATTTAGACAATTACGCCTCTTTGCCAGTAAAAGAGCAGCAGACACAATTGGCCTCAACCAAGCTAGGGGGGCTAGTTATGGGTAAAGAGCAAGCCTTGGCACAAGCAAGGGTAATTGCCAAAAATTTACCCCAACAGATTGCCCAAAAAAACTACGCACTGGCTCGTCAGCAGTGGTTGCTTGCTAAAACAAGTTTGTGGCAGCAGTTTCCAGTTGATCAAAAACTAGCTCAACCAGAAATTCGGGCAGTTTGGTTAGATCGGGGGACGATTGTTCGTGCTGGTAGCAAAGCCGGACTAGCCCAGATTTTTGATCGCCTCACCCAAGCTGGAATTAATACCGTCTTTTTTGAAACTGTTAACGCTGGTTATACAATTTATCCAAGCCAAGTCGCAAAAGAGCAAAACCCCTTGATTCGTGGGTGGGACCCACTGGCAGAGGCAGTGAAATTAGCCCATGAGCGAGACATGGAATTACACGCTTGGGTTTGGACTTTTGCTGCTGGCAACCAACGTCACAATGAAATTCTCAACGTTAATCCTGATTATCCAGGGCCAGTACTGGCGGCTCATCCCGATTGGGCAAACTACGATAACCTTGGCAACATGATTCCCGTTGGCCAGACTAAGCCATTCTTTGATCCAGCCAACCCCGAAGTACGGCAATACTTGCTCAAGCTGTATGAGGAAATTGTCACTCGCTATAAGGTGGATGGTTTACAGTTAGACTACATTCGCTACCCTTTCCAAGACCCATCAGCAGGTCGAACCTATGGCTATGGCAAAGCTGCAAGAGCGCAATTTCAACGGCTTACTGGTGTAGATCCATTGAATATTTCTCCTAGCCAACCAGACTTGTGGCAAAAGTGGACGACATTTCGCACCGAGCAAGTTGATAGTTTTGTCGCCCAAGTATCACAGCAGTTGCGACAAAAGCAACCAAATTTGATTTTGTCAGTTGCGGTATTTCCTTTACCCGAAATAGAGCGGATTCAGAAAATTCAACAAAATTGGGAAACTTGGGCAAGGCGGGGGGATGTAGATTTAATCGTTCCCATGACTTATGCTCTGGATACTTCTCGCTTCCAACGACTTGCTCAACCCTGGATTGCTTCTAAACAATTGGGAGCTACCTTGTTAGTGCCGGGAATTCGCTTACTTTCTTTGCCAACCATCGGGGCATTTGATCAACTCCAGTTGGTAAGGGACTTGCCAGTTAGTGGTTATGCACTCTTTGCCGCAGAGAATTTTAACAACGATCTACAAAAACTTTTTAATAACACCCAAGGTAGGGTTCAATCTAAAACAAGTCAACCGATTCCTCACCGTCAGCCTTTTCAAACTGCCGCCATCCGTTACACCGCACTGCAACGGGAATGGAAATTTGTTTTCCAAAATGACCAACTACAAAGGTCTGCTCAGAAAATATCAGATTTTAACAATCAGGCAGAAGTTTTACGCAGTGCTTTAAATCAGCTTGCCACTTCCCCTTCTCCTAGTAAGCTGCTAGTGGCAAAAGCCTCTCTAACTCGCTTCCAGTCACAATTTCGAGTATTGATGAGCCAAGAACTTAAGTCGAATTCCTATCAAGTCAAAGTTTGGGAAAATCGGCTTGTAACTATAGAAAGGCTATTACGTTACGGCGAACGGCGGGTACAGTTGCGTTCTGAGTGA
- a CDS encoding DUF3120 domain-containing protein, with protein sequence MINNTLSSYTASTPSIDTELDLADTGLTGIKQLESTLSFSPSLPLSISARQTWLVFAAAVFLVSVPVFIEAPIVRSLPSLSLALTAFWVWLSFSLMSRPATYVWGDLLLGFSGSWLAGAIYWGWLRWEPLWHLPMESIGLPFACWCLMKNWGKVGSWFYLGSLLGTALTDVYFYLVDLMPCWRQIMRVDADVAPQILQNALIQVQTPWGQSWAIILALVLLTVGILPLNLKQIHWYAFSGAVLSTILVDSLFLLAAIAA encoded by the coding sequence TTGATTAATAATACATTGTCCTCCTACACCGCCTCTACCCCTTCTATAGATACTGAGTTGGATTTAGCTGATACTGGGCTGACGGGTATCAAGCAATTGGAATCTACACTCTCCTTTTCTCCCTCTTTACCCTTATCTATTTCTGCCCGACAAACTTGGTTAGTGTTTGCGGCGGCAGTGTTCTTGGTATCAGTGCCAGTATTTATAGAAGCGCCTATCGTGCGATCGCTACCAAGTCTGAGTTTAGCGCTTACAGCATTTTGGGTGTGGCTAAGTTTTAGCTTAATGTCACGTCCCGCAACTTACGTCTGGGGGGATTTACTCTTAGGATTTAGTGGGAGTTGGTTAGCGGGGGCGATTTACTGGGGCTGGTTACGTTGGGAACCTTTATGGCATCTGCCAATGGAGTCTATAGGCTTACCATTTGCTTGCTGGTGTCTAATGAAGAATTGGGGCAAGGTGGGTAGCTGGTTTTATTTAGGTTCTTTACTCGGTACAGCTTTAACAGATGTATATTTTTATCTAGTAGATTTAATGCCCTGTTGGCGGCAAATTATGAGAGTAGATGCAGATGTAGCACCGCAAATATTACAAAATGCCCTCATACAAGTACAAACACCTTGGGGACAAAGTTGGGCAATAATTCTTGCCTTAGTGCTGTTAACAGTCGGAATTTTACCTTTAAATCTAAAGCAAATACACTGGTATGCCTTTAGTGGCGCAGTTTTAAGCACAATATTGGTAGACAGTCTATTTTTGTTAGCTGCGATCGCAGCGTGA
- a CDS encoding phosphomannose isomerase type II C-terminal cupin domain: MAPNENNTQSNINELSPHSGTRYWGEVEVIEEGETYRISRLEIKPRHGIKPQIHYHRNEHWVVVSGVAKVTCGDTEILLNRNESTYVPAATLHKVENPGQIPLVILEIQNGEYLGEDDTERPYDLNLLKPVADA, from the coding sequence ATGGCTCCCAATGAAAATAATACTCAGTCAAATATCAACGAATTATCTCCACATTCAGGTACACGATACTGGGGTGAAGTAGAGGTAATCGAGGAGGGAGAAACCTATAGAATTAGTCGTCTTGAAATCAAGCCCAGGCATGGAATTAAACCACAAATCCATTATCATCGCAATGAACATTGGGTTGTAGTTTCTGGTGTAGCGAAGGTAACTTGTGGCGATACGGAAATATTACTGAATCGAAACGAATCAACTTATGTTCCCGCAGCAACTCTACATAAGGTAGAAAATCCTGGGCAGATTCCGCTAGTTATTCTGGAAATTCAAAATGGTGAATATCTGGGCGAAGATGATACTGAGCGCCCCTATGACTTAAATTTGCTCAAACCTGTAGCTGATGCTTAG
- a CDS encoding TIGR03279 family radical SAM protein — protein MTTIHPARITKVLPDSIAAEIGFESGDAIVAINGTRPRDLIDYQFLCADEVLELEVLDATGKTHSLEIEKDYDQDLGLEFETALFDGLIQCNNRCPFCFIDQQPPGKRTSLYFKDDDYRLSFLYGSYLTLTNLPEREWQRIEQMRLSPLYVSIHATEPEVRIRLLKNPRAGQILQQLKWFQKRRLQIHAQVVVCPGINDGEHLEKTLKDLASFHTDEVPTVASVAVVPVGLTRFRPQEDELIPVTKEKAKEVISQVKMLTQQFRQQFGSSVAWLADEWFLIAGEELPSESEYEEYPQIDNGVGSIQLFIKQFAAAATELLPPKVSPQRKLTWVVGNAVEKAFQPILQRLNSVEGLEVNMRALCSDYWGQKITVTGLLTGHDLLLNLQGQDLGEGILLPNVMLKHGELVFLDDMSIEELACKLETKILPVAGVEDLINTCII, from the coding sequence ATGACTACCATTCATCCTGCCCGAATTACCAAGGTTCTTCCAGACTCTATAGCCGCAGAGATTGGCTTTGAGTCTGGGGATGCGATCGTTGCAATCAATGGTACACGTCCGCGTGACTTAATTGATTATCAGTTCTTGTGTGCTGATGAAGTCTTGGAACTAGAAGTTTTAGACGCTACTGGTAAAACTCATAGCCTGGAAATCGAAAAAGATTACGATCAAGACTTGGGGCTAGAATTTGAAACTGCCCTATTTGATGGCTTAATTCAGTGCAATAATCGCTGCCCATTTTGCTTTATCGACCAACAGCCACCAGGAAAGCGTACTAGCTTATACTTTAAAGACGACGATTACCGTCTAAGCTTTTTGTACGGCTCTTATCTTACCCTCACTAATTTGCCAGAAAGAGAATGGCAACGGATTGAGCAAATGCGCTTGTCTCCGTTGTATGTTTCTATTCATGCTACAGAGCCTGAAGTTAGAATTAGACTACTAAAAAATCCCCGTGCGGGACAAATCTTGCAACAACTCAAATGGTTTCAAAAAAGGCGACTACAAATTCATGCTCAAGTGGTTGTTTGTCCTGGTATAAATGATGGGGAACATCTGGAGAAAACCCTAAAAGATTTAGCATCCTTTCATACTGATGAAGTCCCTACGGTGGCATCAGTGGCAGTTGTACCAGTCGGATTGACACGATTTAGACCCCAAGAAGATGAACTTATACCAGTAACCAAAGAAAAAGCTAAAGAGGTGATTTCTCAAGTCAAAATGCTTACCCAGCAATTTCGCCAACAATTTGGTTCTAGCGTTGCTTGGTTAGCCGATGAGTGGTTTTTGATTGCAGGTGAGGAATTACCAAGCGAATCTGAATATGAAGAGTATCCTCAAATTGATAATGGTGTTGGTTCTATTCAGTTGTTTATCAAGCAATTCGCAGCCGCCGCAACAGAATTATTACCACCAAAAGTTTCTCCTCAGAGAAAATTAACTTGGGTAGTAGGCAACGCAGTAGAAAAGGCATTTCAACCTATCTTGCAACGGTTGAATTCTGTTGAAGGTTTAGAAGTAAATATGCGTGCTTTATGCAGTGATTATTGGGGACAGAAAATTACTGTAACAGGGTTGCTGACAGGGCATGATTTGCTGTTGAACTTACAAGGGCAAGATTTGGGCGAAGGGATTTTATTGCCAAATGTAATGCTCAAACATGGTGAATTAGTATTTCTAGATGATATGAGTATTGAAGAATTAGCCTGCAAACTAGAGACAAAAATATTACCAGTGGCAGGAGTTGAAGATTTAATCAATACCTGCATTATTTAA
- the nadB gene encoding L-aspartate oxidase, which translates to MDIDIPSQFDVLVVGAGAAGLYTALCLPESLQVGLITKETVALSASDWAQGGIAAAVAPEDSPRLHIEDTIQAGAGLCDRTAVEFLAQHAPSCIQSLVNLGVAFDRQGQALALTLEAAHSRRRVLHAADTTGREVTTTLTTQVLRRQNIQVIQQALALSLWTEPETGRCQGISLFYQGKITWVRAGAVILATGGGGQVFAQTTNPAVSTGDGVAIAYRAGAILRDLEFIQFHPTALTKPGADRFLISEAVRGEGAHLVDNEGRRFAFDYHPAGELAPRDVVSRAIFSHLQRTALDLATAHVWLDMRPIPADKIRHRFPNIIKVCQHWGVDVFHEPIPVAPAAHYWMGGIVADLMNRTNIPGLYAVGETASTGVHGANRLASNSLLECIVFGAQMAHIELENIGLPSEIPVLPLRKFSVDASEWQIQQAQLEALREKLPRLVWESAGICREQSRLESAIATIESWRQDFVALSLSQFLLNLRPAEPASFELPNVERQLGLWAETHNLLDVADLILKSAAFRTESRGGHYRLDYPQPDPNWQVHTLIETDHWWKSPPLS; encoded by the coding sequence ATAGATATAGATATTCCTAGCCAATTTGATGTCTTAGTAGTCGGCGCGGGTGCAGCTGGACTATACACAGCGCTGTGTCTACCAGAGTCCTTGCAAGTCGGTTTGATTACCAAAGAAACCGTTGCTTTGTCCGCTAGTGATTGGGCACAAGGTGGCATTGCCGCAGCAGTAGCCCCAGAAGATTCTCCCCGTCTGCACATTGAAGATACGATTCAGGCGGGTGCGGGTTTATGCGATCGCACTGCTGTAGAATTTCTCGCCCAACATGCCCCTAGCTGCATTCAATCCCTAGTTAACCTGGGGGTAGCTTTTGACCGTCAGGGTCAAGCCTTGGCTTTAACTTTAGAAGCTGCCCATTCTCGCCGCCGTGTTCTCCACGCTGCGGATACTACAGGCAGGGAAGTCACCACCACACTCACCACCCAAGTATTACGTCGCCAAAATATTCAAGTCATTCAGCAAGCTTTAGCCTTGAGTTTATGGACTGAACCCGAAACTGGTCGCTGTCAGGGAATTAGCCTGTTTTATCAAGGAAAAATTACATGGGTAAGAGCTGGTGCTGTGATATTGGCAACTGGCGGCGGTGGTCAAGTATTTGCTCAAACCACTAACCCGGCTGTTAGTACCGGTGATGGGGTAGCGATCGCCTATCGGGCTGGGGCTATCCTCCGCGATTTAGAATTTATCCAATTTCATCCCACTGCCCTCACTAAACCTGGTGCTGATCGCTTCTTGATCAGCGAAGCTGTACGCGGCGAGGGGGCACATCTTGTTGATAACGAGGGGCGGCGTTTTGCCTTTGACTACCACCCTGCCGGTGAACTTGCACCTAGAGATGTAGTCAGTAGAGCAATTTTCAGCCATTTACAACGTACCGCCCTTGATCTGGCTACTGCCCATGTGTGGTTGGATATGCGCCCCATCCCCGCCGACAAGATTCGTCATCGCTTTCCCAACATCATCAAAGTTTGTCAGCATTGGGGCGTTGATGTCTTCCATGAACCAATTCCTGTAGCGCCAGCTGCCCACTACTGGATGGGTGGAATTGTTGCGGATTTGATGAATCGGACAAATATCCCCGGTTTGTACGCGGTGGGTGAAACCGCTAGTACCGGGGTACATGGGGCAAATCGTCTTGCCAGTAATTCCCTACTAGAATGTATTGTGTTTGGGGCCCAGATGGCTCATATTGAGTTAGAAAATATTGGGTTGCCGTCAGAAATACCAGTGCTGCCATTACGGAAATTTAGTGTTGATGCTAGTGAGTGGCAGATTCAGCAAGCACAGCTAGAAGCACTCAGAGAGAAGTTACCGCGTCTAGTTTGGGAAAGTGCTGGTATTTGTCGGGAGCAATCAAGGTTGGAAAGTGCGATCGCTACTATTGAATCTTGGCGGCAAGATTTTGTTGCCTTGTCTTTAAGTCAATTTTTGCTTAATTTACGTCCAGCAGAACCAGCTAGTTTTGAATTACCAAATGTTGAAAGGCAATTGGGACTTTGGGCAGAAACCCACAATTTATTAGATGTAGCTGATTTAATTCTCAAAAGTGCTGCTTTTAGAACCGAAAGCCGAGGCGGACACTACCGTTTAGATTATCCTCAACCAGATCCCAATTGGCAAGTCCATACACTTATAGAAACAGATCATTGGTGGAAATCTCCACCATTATCTTGA
- a CDS encoding undecaprenyl-diphosphate phosphatase yields MEFIQAFILGIVQGVTEFLPISSTAHLLIVTKVFGWKELGSKDFVDAIQFGSVIAILGYFWSLISSIVKGGIEAIKDKDWQREEWKILVGIAVGTMPALIFGFLLKDVLPESALIIAIMSIVMALLLALAEKIGTRKRGFDSLQIRDGILVGLGQTLALIPGVSRSGSTLTTALFLGLERDTAAKFSFLLGFPTLTIATLYKSLKIFKLFQEQQLPDNIVGLLVVGIISTFIFSYLSIAFLIKYLATKNTLIFVWYRLAFGSVILLAIAAGWKG; encoded by the coding sequence ATGGAGTTTATTCAAGCTTTTATTTTGGGTATTGTTCAAGGTGTCACAGAGTTTTTGCCAATCAGCAGTACTGCACATCTTTTGATTGTGACAAAGGTATTTGGTTGGAAAGAGCTAGGCTCTAAAGATTTTGTTGATGCAATTCAATTTGGTAGTGTTATAGCAATTTTGGGGTATTTTTGGTCACTGATTTCTAGTATTGTCAAAGGTGGAATCGAAGCAATAAAAGACAAAGACTGGCAACGCGAAGAATGGAAAATCCTTGTCGGTATTGCAGTAGGAACAATGCCTGCCTTAATTTTCGGCTTTCTTTTGAAAGATGTTTTACCTGAGAGTGCATTGATTATTGCCATTATGTCAATTGTCATGGCACTTTTACTAGCTTTGGCAGAAAAAATTGGCACTCGCAAGCGAGGTTTCGATTCATTGCAGATTCGGGATGGTATTTTAGTTGGATTGGGACAAACACTTGCTTTGATTCCGGGCGTTTCTCGTTCTGGCTCAACGTTGACAACAGCCTTATTTTTAGGATTAGAACGCGATACAGCAGCAAAATTTTCATTTTTGTTAGGGTTTCCAACTCTTACCATTGCTACCCTGTATAAAAGCCTGAAAATCTTCAAGTTGTTTCAGGAGCAACAGTTGCCAGATAACATTGTTGGATTGTTAGTTGTCGGGATTATTTCAACCTTTATTTTTTCTTACCTATCAATTGCATTTTTGATCAAATACTTAGCAACCAAAAACACTTTGATTTTCGTATGGTATAGATTAGCATTTGGTAGTGTGATTTTACTAGCGATCGCAGCAGGTTGGAAAGGATAA
- a CDS encoding HEAT repeat domain-containing protein: MYDADDLSLLDIEEELESPLDKIEPLTDESVVAKPDPEEMLALLENPQPQQKMLAARAFCDIEDARATPHLIRLLSDTCPLVRVSAAYALGRNPSSEAVSPLIAQLNSDWNGYVRKGVVWALGNCRDRRCLPPLADALRTDISAVRLWAASALAQMADVGYEAVIRAIPPLIEALVKDPVEAVRSNSAWAIGQLCRELPSNVVYATAIDALIQAFAEDQDLGVREDAKASLLGVGDPRGLQLIETLEQEGWF; the protein is encoded by the coding sequence ATGTATGACGCAGATGATCTAAGCCTACTCGATATTGAGGAGGAGCTAGAAAGCCCCCTAGATAAAATAGAGCCGCTAACTGACGAATCAGTTGTGGCAAAACCAGATCCTGAAGAGATGCTAGCCCTGCTGGAAAATCCCCAGCCCCAACAAAAAATGTTAGCAGCGCGTGCTTTTTGTGATATAGAAGATGCGCGTGCTACCCCCCATCTGATTCGCCTCTTAAGTGATACCTGTCCCTTAGTGCGGGTGAGTGCAGCTTATGCACTTGGACGCAATCCTAGTTCAGAGGCAGTGAGTCCATTAATTGCTCAACTAAACAGTGATTGGAATGGCTATGTGCGTAAAGGTGTTGTTTGGGCTTTAGGAAACTGTCGCGATCGCCGTTGTTTACCGCCTCTAGCAGATGCTTTAAGAACTGACATTTCCGCAGTACGTTTGTGGGCTGCTAGCGCCTTAGCACAAATGGCAGATGTGGGTTATGAAGCGGTTATAAGGGCAATACCACCATTAATTGAAGCCTTAGTCAAAGATCCTGTGGAAGCAGTGCGGAGTAACAGTGCATGGGCAATTGGTCAACTTTGCCGCGAACTGCCTTCTAATGTAGTTTATGCCACAGCGATCGACGCTTTAATTCAAGCCTTTGCCGAAGACCAAGATTTAGGAGTCCGGGAAGACGCTAAAGCCTCGCTATTAGGAGTGGGTGATCCCCGTGGCTTACAGCTAATTGAAACCTTAGAACAAGAAGGGTGGTTTTGA
- the psbU gene encoding photosystem II complex extrinsic protein PsbU: MKGLARLLTVFSLLLGCWGWLGTTQIAQAASFNSFAFPQVPVLAIERQNRADAKLGTEFGKKIDLNNTNVRAFQQFPGLYPTLAKKIITNAPYKNVEDVLDLPGLSDRQKQTLQANLDKFTVTELEPAFNEGDDRFNNGIYR, translated from the coding sequence GTGAAAGGATTGGCGCGTTTATTAACAGTGTTTAGTTTGTTACTTGGTTGCTGGGGATGGTTGGGAACAACTCAGATAGCCCAAGCTGCTAGTTTCAACAGTTTTGCTTTTCCCCAAGTCCCAGTTCTGGCAATTGAGCGGCAGAATCGGGCAGACGCTAAACTAGGAACGGAATTTGGTAAAAAAATTGATTTGAATAATACCAACGTCCGAGCTTTTCAACAGTTCCCAGGGCTTTATCCCACCTTGGCTAAGAAAATCATCACAAATGCTCCCTACAAAAATGTAGAGGATGTATTGGATCTTCCAGGATTGAGCGATCGCCAAAAACAAACCCTGCAAGCTAACCTTGATAAATTCACCGTGACAGAATTAGAGCCTGCCTTCAATGAAGGAGACGATCGCTTTAACAACGGTATCTACAGATAA